From Aquificaceae bacterium, a single genomic window includes:
- a CDS encoding twin-arginine translocase TatA/TatE family subunit, producing MDFPELLVILAVAFIFLGPEKMVEVATKLGEFLRKVRETWDELRYQLYMESINKKIMEESKDTTPPEDESVYDLIEKEKREEVKEDNGTTRTSQDASDGASEGAKKQAD from the coding sequence ATGGACTTCCCCGAGCTTTTAGTGATACTTGCGGTAGCCTTCATCTTCTTGGGTCCCGAGAAGATGGTGGAAGTGGCTACCAAGTTAGGCGAGTTTCTACGAAAGGTTAGAGAAACTTGGGATGAGCTTAGATACCAGCTATACATGGAAAGTATAAACAAGAAGATAATGGAGGAGAGCAAGGATACGACCCCTCCTGAAGATGAAAGTGTTTACGATTTGATAGAAAAGGAAAAGCGTGAGGAGGTAAAAGAGGATAATGGAACAACACGAACTTCCCAAGATGCCTCTGACGGAGCATCTGAGGGAGCTAAGAAGCAGGCTGATTAA
- the tatC gene encoding twin-arginine translocase subunit TatC codes for MPLTEHLRELRSRLIKSIVAFFIGTGIAFYFASQIFEILKEPVRRSYPQVELITLSPTEPLFILLKISIVFGFILSSPFILFQLWKFVEPALYPNEKKLVLPLTLVSIILFLLGGAFSYFVALPMALKFLLGIGLSQLQATPFLSVNLYISFLLKMIIGFGIAFELPVVIFLLQRAGIVSESQLKAFRKYFIVLAFVVGALIAPDVTTQVLMAIPLIILYELSLIAGKLGRRKQKETSIEVAQE; via the coding sequence ATGCCTCTGACGGAGCATCTGAGGGAGCTAAGAAGCAGGCTGATTAAGTCCATAGTAGCCTTCTTCATAGGCACAGGCATTGCCTTCTACTTTGCAAGCCAGATATTTGAAATCCTCAAAGAACCAGTAAGAAGGTCATACCCACAGGTAGAGCTTATAACCCTATCTCCCACAGAGCCTCTTTTTATACTTTTGAAGATATCCATAGTCTTTGGTTTTATCCTTTCTTCGCCTTTTATACTTTTCCAACTTTGGAAGTTCGTAGAGCCTGCCCTCTATCCCAACGAAAAAAAACTTGTCCTTCCACTTACCCTTGTATCCATAATTTTATTCCTTCTTGGCGGAGCTTTCTCTTACTTTGTAGCCCTGCCTATGGCTTTGAAGTTTTTGCTCGGCATAGGTCTTTCTCAACTTCAGGCAACCCCCTTTCTTTCTGTGAACCTGTATATATCCTTTCTTCTCAAGATGATAATAGGCTTTGGCATAGCCTTTGAACTTCCTGTTGTTATCTTTCTTTTACAGAGAGCAGGTATAGTTAGCGAGAGCCAGCTAAAGGCTTTTAGGAAGTATTTCATAGTGCTTGCCTTTGTGGTAGGTGCTCTTATTGCTCCTGACGTTACCACACAGGTTTTGATGGCTATTCCCCTTATAATTCTCTATGAGCTCTCTCTTATAGCTGGCAAACTTGGCAGGCGCAAACAGAAGGAAACTTCCATAGAGGTGGCACAAGAATGA
- a CDS encoding NAD-dependent epimerase/dehydratase family protein, with protein MRVLITGATGFVGRYIVKELLREGYTVGSIVRDVSKLEKLFGDAVKPYKADLEDKKALKGVFEDFKPDYLIHLVGILVEDKRKKQTFMRVHYLYSKVLYEVAKDYGRLKRVLHMSSLGTHKDAPSMYHRTKFMAEEELKRSGLSYTIMRPSLILGPEQKLFYDLWSITKFLRLFALPGGGGYLFQPVDVRDVACAFVKALILEESEGKTYELCGNRRVSFRELLEDIFDYWKRKVLLLPVPKSLMYVGGLVVERVLQPPPFSSDQMLMMWRDNICGLDPEVEKEGVEKLCGREPISYEESLRWSLEEFRRKINA; from the coding sequence ATGAGAGTGCTTATCACCGGTGCAACGGGTTTTGTGGGGAGATATATAGTCAAGGAGCTCCTAAGAGAGGGCTATACAGTAGGCTCTATTGTCAGAGATGTGAGTAAGCTGGAGAAACTCTTTGGCGATGCGGTAAAGCCTTACAAAGCAGACCTTGAGGACAAAAAGGCACTCAAAGGGGTCTTTGAAGACTTTAAACCAGACTACCTTATACACCTCGTGGGTATACTGGTAGAGGACAAGAGGAAAAAGCAAACCTTTATGAGGGTTCACTACCTTTACTCAAAGGTTCTTTATGAAGTTGCCAAAGACTACGGAAGGCTAAAGAGAGTCCTTCATATGAGCTCTCTTGGGACTCACAAGGATGCTCCCTCCATGTATCATCGCACCAAGTTTATGGCGGAAGAGGAGCTAAAAAGGTCTGGGCTAAGCTATACCATAATGAGACCCTCTCTCATACTCGGTCCTGAGCAAAAGCTCTTTTATGACCTATGGAGCATTACCAAGTTTTTGAGGCTTTTTGCCCTGCCCGGTGGCGGTGGCTATCTCTTTCAGCCTGTGGATGTTAGAGATGTTGCTTGTGCCTTTGTGAAGGCTCTTATCTTAGAAGAGAGCGAGGGTAAAACCTACGAGCTATGCGGAAACAGGAGGGTGAGCTTTAGGGAGCTTTTGGAGGACATTTTTGACTACTGGAAAAGGAAGGTCTTGCTCCTACCTGTGCCAAAAAGCCTTATGTATGTAGGTGGTTTGGTGGTAGAAAGGGTTCTTCAGCCACCACCCTTTAGCTCAGACCAGATGCTTATGATGTGGAGGGATAATATATGTGGTCTTGACCCTGAGGTGGAAAAGGAAGGTGTAGAAAAGCTCTGTGGAAGAGAGCCAATCTCTTACGAAGAATCTCTAAGGTGGAGTTTGGAAGAGTTTAGGAGGAAGATAAATGCTTGA
- a CDS encoding dihydroorotate dehydrogenase → MLDLSVELFGVRFKNPVWVASGTFGYGLEAMEIYDISRLGAVVTKGISLKPREGNAPERIAETPCGMLNSIGLQNPGVEGFLKKIYPNLEKIDTHFIANVFGETEEEYVEVCLALEDAKKVVAYELNVSCPNVKKGGMLFGHDPVVLSRLVERVKAKVKKPVLVKLSPNTGDIKGFAKVCTDAGADGLVLINTLLGMKIDTKSQRPELSTLMGGLSGPAILPIAVRMVWEVFSELGHSIPIIGVGGIYDTDSALQHILAGAVCIQVGTANFFDPYAPLKVIEGIENYMRERSIEKFTDLVGRAHRLVVRA, encoded by the coding sequence ATGCTTGACCTTTCTGTGGAGCTTTTTGGCGTAAGGTTTAAAAACCCCGTTTGGGTGGCATCGGGAACTTTTGGCTATGGGCTTGAGGCTATGGAGATATACGACATATCAAGGCTTGGTGCGGTGGTTACAAAGGGTATATCTCTAAAGCCTCGCGAAGGCAACGCACCAGAGCGTATTGCGGAAACTCCCTGCGGGATGTTAAACTCCATAGGACTTCAAAACCCGGGAGTGGAAGGCTTTTTGAAAAAGATATACCCAAACCTTGAGAAGATAGACACCCACTTTATAGCCAATGTCTTTGGAGAAACAGAAGAGGAGTATGTGGAGGTATGCCTTGCACTTGAAGATGCCAAGAAGGTGGTAGCCTATGAGCTCAACGTGTCTTGTCCTAATGTGAAAAAGGGAGGTATGCTCTTTGGACATGACCCTGTAGTGCTTTCAAGGCTTGTGGAAAGGGTAAAAGCCAAGGTAAAAAAGCCAGTGCTTGTAAAACTCTCACCCAATACAGGAGATATAAAGGGCTTTGCCAAGGTTTGCACAGATGCGGGTGCGGATGGGCTTGTTCTCATAAACACCCTTCTTGGTATGAAAATAGACACAAAAAGCCAAAGACCTGAACTCTCTACACTTATGGGAGGTCTCTCTGGTCCTGCCATACTTCCCATAGCGGTAAGAATGGTCTGGGAGGTTTTTTCAGAGCTTGGACACTCTATTCCTATAATAGGTGTTGGTGGCATATACGACACGGATTCCGCTTTGCAACATATCCTTGCAGGTGCGGTATGCATTCAAGTGGGAACCGCTAACTTCTTTGACCCCTATGCACCCCTTAAGGTCATAGAAGGCATAGAAAACTACATGAGAGAGAGGTCTATAGAAAAGTTTACCGACCTTGTGGGCAGGGCTCATCGCCTTGTGGTGCGTGCCTAA
- the coaD gene encoding pantetheine-phosphate adenylyltransferase, which yields MKRAVYPGTFDPPHLGHLDIVKRAVRIFDRLVIAVARNPRKNLLFSMEERVDMFSKMVEDIEAVEVRGFDGLLVDFMKRENLEVIVRGVRLFTDFEYELQIALNNYKLAKVETVFMMPSQDYIHISSTIVRDIASYCGCLKGLVHPYVEKRLREKFGCK from the coding sequence ATGAAAAGAGCGGTTTATCCCGGCACCTTTGACCCGCCCCACTTAGGACATTTAGACATAGTAAAAAGAGCGGTTAGAATATTTGACCGTCTTGTGATAGCGGTAGCAAGAAACCCCAGAAAGAACCTCCTCTTTAGCATGGAAGAGAGAGTGGACATGTTTTCAAAAATGGTAGAGGATATAGAGGCTGTGGAAGTGCGTGGTTTTGATGGGCTACTGGTGGATTTTATGAAAAGAGAAAACCTTGAGGTTATAGTGCGCGGTGTGAGGCTCTTTACGGACTTTGAGTATGAACTTCAGATTGCTCTAAATAACTATAAATTGGCGAAGGTAGAAACAGTTTTTATGATGCCATCGCAAGACTACATACACATAAGTTCCACCATAGTAAGGGATATAGCAAGCTACTGCGGATGCCTAAAAGGCTTGGTGCATCCTTATGTGGAAAAAAGGTTAAGGGAAAAGTTTGGCTGTAAATGA
- a CDS encoding RsmD family RNA methyltransferase, whose translation MKKASGKQKLRPTSNLVKQAVFNMLGDIEGMLFLDLFAGTGQIGMFAEERGAEVIFVEKNPKFAEKIRQKTKGKVVVEDALRFLERANIRADVIFADPPYDYEFYDKLIELALKSLNKGGTFILEHSKKLDFSAEKKKIYGDTALSIWRKEE comes from the coding sequence GTGAAAAAAGCAAGTGGAAAGCAAAAACTTAGACCCACTTCTAACCTTGTCAAGCAAGCGGTGTTTAATATGTTAGGAGACATAGAAGGGATGCTGTTTCTTGACCTTTTCGCTGGAACTGGTCAGATAGGCATGTTTGCAGAAGAGAGGGGTGCAGAGGTTATTTTTGTGGAAAAGAACCCAAAGTTTGCAGAAAAGATAAGGCAGAAAACCAAGGGTAAGGTGGTCGTTGAGGACGCACTCAGATTTTTGGAAAGGGCAAATATAAGAGCAGACGTAATTTTCGCAGACCCTCCATATGATTATGAATTCTACGATAAGCTAATTGAACTGGCTTTGAAAAGTCTTAATAAGGGAGGAACTTTTATACTTGAACACTCAAAAAAGTTGGATTTTTCTGCGGAAAAGAAAAAAATATACGGCGATACCGCCCTATCCATATGGAGGAAGGAAGAATGA
- the speD gene encoding adenosylmethionine decarboxylase, translating to MVKALGLHILADLYGVHPDLIDRVEDVRQLLESAVKVADLTKISSHYYQFQPHGATGVVLLAESHISIHTWPEHGLATVDVYTCGDPTKAYKAMDYIIATLEPARVDKQVHERGLVGQSEADQLRSILLKV from the coding sequence ATGGTCAAAGCCCTCGGACTGCATATCTTAGCAGACCTGTATGGGGTCCACCCTGACCTTATTGACAGGGTGGAGGATGTGCGTCAGCTCCTTGAGAGCGCAGTCAAGGTAGCAGACCTCACCAAGATATCTTCCCACTACTACCAGTTCCAGCCCCACGGTGCCACTGGTGTGGTGCTTTTGGCGGAATCCCACATTTCCATTCACACATGGCCAGAGCATGGTCTTGCTACCGTTGACGTCTATACCTGCGGAGACCCCACGAAGGCTTACAAGGCAATGGACTACATCATTGCCACTCTTGAGCCTGCAAGGGTTGATAAGCAGGTGCATGAACGAGGTTTGGTTGGTCAGTCCGAGGCGGACCAATTGCGAAGTATTTTGCTAAAGGTTTAA
- a CDS encoding ArsB/NhaD family transporter produces MEHCLFLHWYVYAVVYSLKRAGYTDSLTGLIHKFLSYGELTAIMGVGITSALLSALMNNLPTVMTVNISIGEAGLEPKMAEFLALANLVGTNIGPKLTPIGSLATLLWLHVLDKKGIRIGWWYYTKVGFVLTFPVLVGTLFALWVCLRYFL; encoded by the coding sequence ATGGAACATTGTCTTTTTCTCCATTGGTATGTATATGCGGTGGTTTATTCTCTAAAAAGAGCAGGATATACAGACAGCCTTACAGGGCTTATCCATAAGTTTCTAAGCTACGGAGAGCTCACCGCCATAATGGGTGTGGGTATAACCTCCGCACTTCTTTCCGCCTTGATGAATAACTTACCAACGGTAATGACAGTAAACATATCAATAGGCGAGGCTGGGCTTGAGCCAAAAATGGCTGAGTTTCTCGCCCTTGCAAACCTTGTGGGAACAAACATAGGACCCAAGCTCACACCCATTGGCTCTTTGGCAACCCTCCTGTGGCTACATGTTTTGGATAAAAAAGGCATACGCATAGGCTGGTGGTATTACACTAAGGTAGGCTTTGTCCTAACCTTCCCCGTGCTTGTGGGAACACTGTTTGCCTTGTGGGTGTGTTTGAGATATTTTCTATAG